In Vidua chalybeata isolate OUT-0048 chromosome 9, bVidCha1 merged haplotype, whole genome shotgun sequence, a genomic segment contains:
- the DMRTA2 gene encoding doublesex- and mab-3-related transcription factor A2, with product MELRSELPSVPAAPPPVPPSSVAAAAAAAAATLPVSVAGSLLRAPPLLLRAAEKYPRTPKCARCRNHGVVSALKGHKRYCRWKDCMCAKCTLIAERQRVMAAQVALRRQQAQEENEARELQLLYGTAEGLALAAANGIIPPRPAYEVFGSVCAGAGGEGGAGASESKMQKFELFPKTLLPSRAVTPQQAGGKPLSPDGESVPGTSSPDARHGSGSENGDGESFLSSPVSKGPKEGEESPGSISPLGSDSGSEADKDEQDPSPSAGGRQRTPIDILTRVFPAHKRSVLELVLQGCGGDVVQAIEQILNNRGPEKGPEEAWARDGALQGLPPPAAAAAAHHRPLIAGAMAPAIGTLGSRSAFSPLQPNATHFGAEAGAYPLGTHLGLNPLRLAYSAHSRGLAFMTPYSTAGLMPTLGFRPPVDYAFSDLMRDRSAVHKEQVYSSGLYGPMVNNTPEKQ from the exons ATGGAGCTGCGGTCGGAGCTGCCTAGCGTACCCGCCGCgccccccccggtgccccccagCTCGGTggcggccgcggcggccgcggcggcggccaCGCTGCCGGTGAGCGTGGCCGGGAGCTTGCTGCGggcgccgccgctgctgctgcgggCGGCCGAGAAGTACCCGCGGACGCCCAAGTGCGCCCGGTGCCGCAACCACGGGGTGGTGTCGGCGCTGAAGGGCCACAAGCGGTACTGCCGCTGGAAGGACTGCATGTGCGCCAAGTGCACCCTCATCGCCGAGCGCCAGCGCGTCATGGCCGCTCAGGTGGCGCTGCGCCGGCAGCAGGCGCAGGAGGAGAACGAGGCCCGCGAGCTCCAGCTGCTCTACGGCACGGCCGAGGGGCTGGCGCTGGCGGCCGCCAACGGCATCATCCCGCCCCGGCCCGCGTACGAGGTGTTCGGCTCCGTCTGCGCCGGGGCCGGCGGCGAGGGAGGCGCCGGCGCCTCAG AGTCCAAGATGCAGAAGTTCGAGCTGTTCCCCAAGACGCTGCTGCCGAGCCGCGCCGTCACCCCGCAGCAGGCGGGCGGGAAGCCCCTCTCCCCGGACGGCGAGTCCGTGCCCGGCACCTCCTCCCCAGATGCTCGCCACGGCTCGGGCTCGGAGAACGGGGACGGCGAGTCCTTCCTGAGCTCACCCGTCTCCAAGGGCCcgaaggagggggaggagagcCCGGGCTCCATCAGCCCGCTGGGCTCGGACTCGGGCTCAGAGGCGGACAAGGACGAGCAGGACCCGTCGCCCTCGGCCGGCGGCCGGCAGCGGACTCCCATCGACATCCTGACGCGCGTCTTCCCGGCGCACAAGCGCAGcgtgctggagctggtgctgcagggctgcgGCGGGGACGTGGTACAGGCCATCGAGCAGATCCTCAACAACCGCGGCCCGGAGAAGGGCCCCGAGGAGGCCTGGGCCCGGGACGGCGCCTTGCAGGGCctgccgccccccgccgccgccgccgccgcccacCACCGGCCCTTGATCGCCGGCGCCATGGCTCCGGCCATCGGCACGCTGGGCAGCCGCTCCGCTTTCTCCCCGCTGCAGCCCAACGCCACGCACTTCGGGGCCGAGGCCGGCGCCTACCCCCTGGGCACCCACCTGGGACTGAACCCGCTGCGCCTCGCCTACTCGGCGCACAGCCGGGGACTGGCCTTCATGACCCCCTACTCCACGGCCGGGCTGATGCCCACGCTGGGGTTCCGGCCGCCCGTGGACTACGCCTTCAGCGACCTGATGCGGGACCGCTCGGCCGTGCACAAGGAGCAGGTGTACTCCAGCGGGCTCTACGGGCCCATGGTCAACAACACCCCCGAGAAGCAATAG